A genomic segment from Salvia splendens isolate huo1 chromosome 13, SspV2, whole genome shotgun sequence encodes:
- the LOC121763072 gene encoding protein MODIFYING WALL LIGNIN-1-like, producing the protein MERRVIIVCCVVGFLGLLSAATGFAAEAKRVKGSQVTFPSPSFCVYPRSPALVLGLTAAVSLMIAQIIINVATGCVCCRKGSHQSSSRWSIALVCFVVSWFTFVIAFLLLLTGAALNDQHGEENLYFSSYYCYVVKPGVFAGAAVLSLASVTLGIFYYLTLTSGKEGNETWGSHVPPGRRAIAMGQPQFPPHNTEAPPVFVHEDTYMRRQFT; encoded by the exons ATGGAGCGACGGGTGATTATAGTGTGCTGTGTTGTGGGGTTTCTTGGGCTATTATCTGCTGCCACAGGTTTTGCCGCAGAGGCTAAGAGGGTTAAG GGTAGCCAAGTCACATTTCCATCCCCTTCTTTTTGTGTATATCCGAGGAGTCCTGCACTAGTCCTCGGGTTAACTGCAGCTGTTTCTCTCATGATTGCTCAAATTATCATCAACGTTGCAACTGGATGCGTGTGTTGTAGGAAAGGCTCTCATCAATCTAGCTCTAGATGGAGTATAGCACTCGTGTGCTTTGTTGTCTCCTG GTTCACCTTTGTCATAGCATTCCTTCTATTGCTCACCGGTGCGGCTCTCAATGATCAGCATGGTGAGGAGAACCTATACTTCAGCAGCTACTACTGTTATGTTGTGAAACCAGGCGTTTTTGCTGGAGCTGCAGTCCTGTCACTCGCCAGTGTGACTCTAGGGATCTTCTACTACCTCACCTTAACCTCCGGTAAGGAGGGTAACGAGACGTGGGGCTCACATGTTCCTCCCGGTCGACGTGCAATCGCCATGGGACAACCTCAATTCCCTCCACACAACACGGAGGCCCCACCCGTCTTCGTGCACGAGGACACGTACATGAGGCGGCAGTTCACATAG